From the Quercus lobata isolate SW786 chromosome 6, ValleyOak3.0 Primary Assembly, whole genome shotgun sequence genome, one window contains:
- the LOC115995471 gene encoding glycine-rich protein 23 — MGAVSGCIVIAFICAFLVSGLVVADISGIKDEKNLFHHPHIFKGAGLGHGIYKRGFRHGRFGGGIGGGAGGGGGLGGGGGLGGGGGLGGGIGGGAGGGGGLGGGGGLGGGGGLGGGIGGGAGGGGGLGGGGGLGGGGGLGGGIGGGAGGGGGLGGGGGGGLGGGGGLGGGAGGGAGAGAGGGVGGGGGLGGGGGLGGGAGGGLGGGAGGGAGAGGGAGAGGGAGGGGGFGGGGGAGGGFGAGGGVGGGLGGGGGAGAGGGGGFGAGGGFGAGGGAGFGGGH; from the coding sequence ATGGGGGCTGTTTCAGGTTGCATTGTGATTGCTTTCATATGTGCTTTTCTTGTGAGTGGTTTGGTAGTGGCTGATATTAGCGGGATTAAGGATGAGAAGAACTTGTTTCACCATCCACATATTTTTAAGGGGGCAGGTCTAGGTCATGGGATTTATAAGAGAGGGTTTAGACATGGAAGGTTTGGTGGAGGCATTGGAGGTGgggctggtggtggtggtggcctcggtggtggtggtggtttagGAGGTGGTGGCGGTCTAGGTGGAGGCATTGGAGGTGgggctggtggtggtggtggcctCGGTGGCGGTGGTGGTTTAGGAGGTGGTGGCGGTCTAGGTGGAGGCATTGGAGGTGgggctggtggtggtggtggcctCGGTGGCGGTGGTGGTTTAGGAGGTGGTGGCGGTCTAGGTGGAGGCATTGGAGGTGgggctggtggtggtggtggcctcggtggtggtggtggtggtggtttagGGGGTGGTGGCGGTCTAGGTGGAGGAGCTGGTGGTGGAGCTGGAGCTGGAGCTGGTGGTGGAgttggtggaggtggtggtCTTGGCGGTGGTGGTGGCCTTGGTGGAGGAGCTGGTGGAGGCTTAGGAGGTGGTGCTGGTGGTGGTGCAGGTGCTGGTGGTGGTGCAGGTGCCGGTGGAGGTGCAGGTGGAGGAGGTGGAtttggcggtggtggtggtgcagGAGGAGGGTTTGGAGCAGGTGGAGGTGTTGGCGGAGGacttggtggtggtggcggtgccGGTGCTGGTGGGGGTGGTGGGTTCGGGGCTGGTGGTGGTTTTGGAGCTGGTGGTGGTGCTGGGTTTGGTGGTGGACACTAG